GAGGTTCTTGAGGCGAATCTGGAGATTGTCCGCCGCGGACTGGTGCTCTATACCTTCGGCAACGCCAGCGGCTTCGACCCCGAGGAGAGGCTGGTGGCGATCAAGCCCAGCGGCGTTCCGTTCGAGAAGCTGCGTCCCGCTGACATGGTGGTGACGGACCTCTCGGGCAAGATCATCGAAGGCACGCTCCGTCCTTCGTCCGATCTCGATACGCATCTGGAGATCTACCGGAACTTCCGCGGCGTGCGCGGCGTCGTGCATACGCACTCGGCGCATGCGACGGCGTTTGCGCAGGCGCGGCGCGAGATCCCCTGCCTGGGCACGACGCATGCGGACTACTTCCACGGCCCGGTGCCCGTGACGGAGCCGCTCAGCGAGGCCGAGATCCAGACGGACTATGAACTGAACACGGGCCGGGCCATCGTGCGGCGGTTCCTGAACCTCGATCCGCTGACGCATCCGGGCGTGCTCGTGGCGATGCACGGCCCGTTCGCGTGGGGCAGAAGCCCGTCGCAGGCGGCCATGCACGCCGTGCTGCTGGAAGAGATCGCGCGCATCGCCTCTCTGACGCTTGCGCTGCGGCCGGATGCGGCGCCCATCCCGCAGGCGCTGCACGACGAGCACTTCCTGCGCAAGCACGGGCCGCAGGCGCGCTACGGGCAGGGCTGAAACAGAACTACCAGAAAATGATCTGAAGCAGCACGAACACGCCGCCCACCACCCAGGCCCAGAAAATCGGGCGCTGGAACAGCGGGATGTCGCGCTCGTGCGGCACGTCCGTGCAGCCGTAGACCAGCCCCCGCAGCGAACTCTCCGGAAGCGGTTTGGTGGCGTAGCTCACGGCGACCGTCACCACGACGCAGATGATCCAGCACCAGAGGGCGCGGTACATGTTCTCAGCCATGTCCTTGGCGTGCTCGGACAGGGCGATGTAGCGCAGCGCGCCGGGATCCATCTTCACCCACGCCCACATGGCGATGGAGGACACCGTGCCCGCCAGCAGGCCCCAGAAGCCGCCCGCCGGCGTGGCGCGCTTCCACAGCATGCCCAGCAGCACGGTTCCGAACAGCGGCGCGATGAAGAAGCTGAACAGGGCCTGCACGTAGTCCATGATGGACTTGAACTGCATCACCAGGTAGGCGGTGCCGATGGAGACCAGCACGCCGAGCACCGTGCACCAGCGGCCCATGGAGACGTAGTGCGCGTCGGTGGCCTGCTTGCGCATGAAGGCGCGGTAGATGTCGTAAGTCCACACGGTGGCGAACGCGCTGACATTGCCCGCCATGCCGCTCATGAAGCCCGCGATCAGGGCCGTGATGCCCAGCCCCAGCAGCCCCGGGCCGGCGTAGCGGGCCAGCATCAGCGGCAGCACTTCGTTATAGCTGTGCCCGCCGGTAGCGACGGCCACGTCCTCCGGCACCAGCTTCACCGGCAGAACGGCGAGGGCCAGCAGGCCGGGCAGGATCACGATGAACGGAACCATCATCTTGAAGGCCGCGCCGATGATCGGCGCCATCTTCGCCGCCCGCAGGTCCTTGGCCGCAAGCACGCGCTGCACGACGAGAAAGTCCGTGGTCCAGTAACCG
This DNA window, taken from Bryobacteraceae bacterium, encodes the following:
- the araD gene encoding L-ribulose-5-phosphate 4-epimerase is translated as MRIPALREEVLEANLEIVRRGLVLYTFGNASGFDPEERLVAIKPSGVPFEKLRPADMVVTDLSGKIIEGTLRPSSDLDTHLEIYRNFRGVRGVVHTHSAHATAFAQARREIPCLGTTHADYFHGPVPVTEPLSEAEIQTDYELNTGRAIVRRFLNLDPLTHPGVLVAMHGPFAWGRSPSQAAMHAVLLEEIARIASLTLALRPDAAPIPQALHDEHFLRKHGPQARYGQG
- a CDS encoding sodium:solute symporter encodes the protein MEQAASRLISLGGIDIAIIVIYFAMVLGIGFYLKGRSGTGEDFFLAGREMTAWIAGLSFLAANLGSLELMGWAAAAYQYGILATHWYWVGAIPAMLFLGIVMMPFYYISKTHSVPGYLQLRFGEPARALSAITFGVMTVLMSGINMYSMALVMKVVLGWDINFSIWVSSLTVAIYVALGGLRSAIFNEVLQFILIWAGALVIPIVGLIEAGGWDGMVARIQANFAGQDFTHLWRTMGSFTDNPMGIHWTGIVLGLGWVISFGYWTTDFLVVQRVLAAKDLRAAKMAPIIGAAFKMMVPFIVILPGLLALAVLPVKLVPEDVAVATGGHSYNEVLPLMLARYAGPGLLGLGITALIAGFMSGMAGNVSAFATVWTYDIYRAFMRKQATDAHYVSMGRWCTVLGVLVSIGTAYLVMQFKSIMDYVQALFSFFIAPLFGTVLLGMLWKRATPAGGFWGLLAGTVSSIAMWAWVKMDPGALRYIALSEHAKDMAENMYRALWCWIICVVVTVAVSYATKPLPESSLRGLVYGCTDVPHERDIPLFQRPIFWAWVVGGVFVLLQIIFW